The sequence below is a genomic window from Lolium perenne isolate Kyuss_39 chromosome 4, Kyuss_2.0, whole genome shotgun sequence.
GCGCCATCATGGTCTTGAAGCCATCCTCACTGTCTCACCGTGGTCAACCATAGAGAAGCCTAGAGTGAGAGAAGGAGACAACAGGGTTGGCGGTAGCAGCACCGCAACCGCGCGGGAGGGAACAACCTCTACCGCTTTCGCGGTAGCGGACCAGACGTGACAACAAAGACACACCCAGCCCCTTCTGGCCCATAAAGTTCCCACCACCACGCTGCAGCAAGCCGGCTAATAGCGCCGCGATCACCCATCCCGCCGACACACCTCTACCGCCTCTAGGGAGCGCTGTCTGTGCCTGAGGCAGCCCATCCAGACCTAGATGGGGCCCAAAGGGCTCTGATGTGGGCCGGGAGCCCGGGAGGGCGGCCACGGTCAGGTGACCATCAAGCTGCTCCCAAACCACTACACCGCCCCGAGAACCATCCGATCGCGCCGGACCTGCACCAAGCCGAAGAGCACCGTCGTGGGATGACTGATGAGTGATTATGCGTCAAGTAGTCAAGTAGGTAAGTGTTGTTCTTGTGAGCTCGCTCGCAAATGAACTGCTCGTTTGATCGAGCCACCGCCCATCGGTAGCTAGCTAGTGGAGTGCCAATGGTAACATTGTCAGCATATACCTAAGTTCAGTTCGTTCAGTAATAGCAAAAAATTATGTTAGTGGCTGGCTACAAATCAAGCTCAGATGAGCTCAGCTCATACGATACGTCAACGTCGCAGTCAAAGAGTACCAGACCCGCGAAAATCAGATATTTTCGTGTATCAGAATTCCGAAACTGAACTATGTTGATCGGAAATCAGAATTCAAGAATACATATATCGATCTTAAACAAGCACTAGGATATTTGCCGGGTGTACAGCATAGTTGTGACGGTTGCCGTTGCAGGCTGCAGCATGTCCACAACCACGCGAGTGTGAGTCGCGTGGCAAAAAACGCTTTTCCGACTAGCTAGCGTAACTACTAGTGTACAGAGCTTCCGTGCTTATGGTCATCAGGTCCATAGTTGTCGCCGGGCCTCTTCCCACGCCGCTGAGTCGAGATCGTCTGAGTCTGTGCAGAGCGACGGGTACACCGAGCCACCGGGCCCGGCGCCGAAGCCGTCCAGCTGATCGACTAGTGGAGGCGGCgggtgctgctgctggtgctggGTGGCGAACTCGACGCAGACGATAGCGAGCAGGTTGGCGTGCTGTGCCTGGACGCTGTGAAGATCGGCCTGTGCCCGCGCCAGCTGCACCTTGAGCTCGTTGGCCTCCTTCTGCAGCCGGCACACCGCCCCCGCGCACCCGTACACTGGGTCACGCAGCCGCGCCTCCGCCTCGTACACCATGCTGCTCACCGCGTCCGCCCTTGAATGCTCCGGCAGATCctggaggagcttgatgatgttgctggcgccgaagACGCGGTGGGCGGTGGTGAACTTGGCGGGCTCGGTCGGGGGGAAGTAGGGCGCCAGCATGCAGCCGTCggcgcagcggcggcggaggaccTTGCACGCCGCGCAGGGGCTTAGCACCACCGTCGGCGGCGAGGACGGGACGCTGCCCGCAAAGGGGAATACGGGGGGCGGCGAGCCTTCTGACGACACCTGAGATGGCGGCGACACGGGGCGCCCGTAGTAAGGCTGCGCCGCGGCGGTGTTCGTGGCATCGTTGCTGTACTCCATGGCGTCTCTAACAAGGAGAGCGAGACACCGGGGAGATCAATGTGTACTTGTGGTAGTGAGCTTCCAGATTGAGACGGAGCGTATGTATCGGTTTATATAGAGAACGTGCGCGCGTTCCTGGAGTTGGAGTTGTCCTCTTCTATTGCGAGCGAGAGCGAAATGTCTTCGTACGTGGAAGGTAGAAAAACGAGTGCGTTCGTACTTCGTAGTCGACAGCAAATAGGTTGCAATCTTCTGGTACTTACGTATATTACCAGACCAGTCTCGTGCTTGATAGGACAAGTTTGGCAGGTTTTTTGGATGGCTAGGTGCCTGGATGGCTATCTAAGTATTCAGACATGCTGCTTAATAAATCCGTCCGTAAGATCCTACTTGTAGGAATTCGTCATAAACAGGAGCGAGTGGAATTGCTCAGACTTCGGAGCATACCATAGAGCATAGAAATGTGCTTAACTAAGAGCATCCCGTATTTTTCTGCCCCTTCAAACGCTAGTAGAGGGCATGTATCAAAAAAATGCTCACGCATGAACCATTCCATCTAGCAGACCTCGTATTTCACCACGTATATTTGAAAATTGCAAACCCCGGAAAATTTCTCCGATACTTCATCAGTTCATAGGTAGATCATACATACGGATTTTACAAAATCGCGCGGTCCTAATGGATCGCGACTTCTACGAAGCGATCTAGTCGTCGAGGATGACGAATGGCGCATTGGCCTCCGCCTCCCGCGCCTACATCTCCTTCACGGTAGCGATGGCCTGCGCCGCATCGGCTTCCTCCGCCCGAGCTTTGTCGGCGGCATCCTTCAGGGACGCGGCCACCGCCTGAAAGTAGAGGGGGTCTtccccctcctccgcctcctcttcctcctcgccggctggcggtgctcctccgccgctggtgctcccaAGCCGCGCCTCCCATGCCGCCTTCGCGCGGCGCTGCTATTATTAGGGCCCAAGATAGAGTGGGTCCAAGGTTAGATTCATGATCAACAGAGCCAAGCAGTACGATTTAGGTGAGTTATGACCGGTCCTATTATCTGCGGTTTAGCAAAAATATTTCAAAGTTGCTATTTTCTAAAACCCTCACCTAAtagttgtgttccttttatatttactGTAAAAGTCTCGATGTATCAACCATTATCCATGCATGCTTGCTGTagatcactagtggaaaacggggctataggcccggtccatttgggcctttagtcccggtttctaaaccgggaccaattaggcggaactaaagggtcccccctttagtcccggttcaaagttgcaccgggcctaaaggccgcgccacgtggtgcggccagggcgctcgcggtggatggcctttggtcccggttcgtggtacgaaccgggcctgggggttctctgccgcggcagaggtttaggctggagcagcgtttctctgccgcggcagagaaacagggcgtttcgctgccgcggcagagtttcagcaatgcatatatatcattcaagaaaccacaaaatatcgtcgtgaatatatatagacatcgtcaacactacacgtaatgcatgcatatttacaatatagagtcggatctctttactaaatctattaGCTTCTATGAAGTTGCTCAACATATTGATACGACCTTcgtatagtgctctccacctggggtaatgacct
It includes:
- the LOC127348988 gene encoding LOB domain-containing protein 1; translation: MEYSNDATNTAAAQPYYGRPVSPPSQVSSEGSPPPVFPFAGSVPSSPPTVVLSPCAACKVLRRRCADGCMLAPYFPPTEPAKFTTAHRVFGASNIIKLLQDLPEHSRADAVSSMVYEAEARLRDPVYGCAGAVCRLQKEANELKVQLARAQADLHSVQAQHANLLAIVCVEFATQHQQQHPPPPLVDQLDGFGAGPGGSVYPSLCTDSDDLDSAAWEEARRQLWT